One segment of Niveibacterium microcysteis DNA contains the following:
- the bioB gene encoding biotin synthase BioB, protein MSLSATVTESVTTAPAPKAAQRWSTAEVQALFDLPFMELVFRAAQVHREHFDPNAVQRSTLLSIKTGGCSEDCGYCSQAKRYHTGVVSEELMKVAEVVEKAKLAKANGASRFCMGAAWRGPKDRDLEPVIEMVKQVKALGLETCVTLGMLREGQAEKLKQAGLDYYNHNIDTAPEFYGKVIGTHSQADRFDTIDKVRDAGINVCSGGIVGMGESRRGRAAMIAQLANMEPPPESVPINSLVAVEGTPLADQPKIDPFEFIRTIAAARITMPKSYVRLSAGRREMTDEGQALAFMAGANSIFYGDKLLTTGNPDVEGDRTLLERLGMKSV, encoded by the coding sequence ATGAGCTTGTCCGCAACTGTCACCGAATCAGTCACCACGGCGCCGGCGCCCAAGGCGGCCCAACGCTGGAGCACTGCCGAGGTCCAGGCCCTGTTCGACCTGCCCTTCATGGAACTCGTCTTCCGTGCGGCCCAGGTCCATCGCGAGCATTTCGACCCGAACGCCGTGCAGCGCTCGACGCTGCTGTCAATCAAGACCGGCGGCTGCTCGGAGGACTGCGGCTACTGCTCGCAAGCCAAGCGCTACCACACCGGCGTGGTGAGCGAAGAGCTGATGAAGGTCGCCGAAGTGGTGGAGAAAGCCAAGCTGGCGAAGGCCAATGGTGCCAGCCGCTTCTGCATGGGCGCCGCATGGCGCGGCCCGAAGGATCGCGACCTCGAGCCGGTGATCGAAATGGTCAAGCAGGTCAAGGCGCTTGGCCTGGAGACCTGCGTCACGCTGGGCATGCTGCGTGAAGGTCAGGCCGAGAAACTCAAGCAAGCCGGCCTCGACTACTACAACCACAACATCGACACCGCGCCGGAGTTCTACGGCAAGGTCATCGGCACGCACTCGCAGGCCGATCGCTTCGACACCATCGACAAGGTACGCGATGCCGGCATCAACGTCTGCTCGGGCGGCATTGTCGGCATGGGCGAATCGCGCCGTGGCCGCGCCGCGATGATCGCGCAGCTCGCAAACATGGAGCCGCCGCCCGAATCGGTGCCGATCAACAGCCTCGTTGCAGTGGAAGGCACGCCGCTTGCCGACCAGCCCAAGATCGACCCCTTCGAGTTCATACGCACGATCGCCGCCGCGCGCATCACGATGCCGAAGAGCTATGTGCGCCTGTCGGCCGGCCGTCGCGAGATGACCGACGAGGGCCAAGCACTGGCTTTCATGGCCGGCGCCAACTCGATCTTCTACGGCGACAAGCTGCTCACTACCGGCAACCCGGACGTCGAGGGCGATCGCACGCTGCTCGAACGCCTCGGCATGAAGTCGGTGTAG
- a CDS encoding GGDEF domain-containing protein gives MILPPVVFRTLLRLGTSLVAAMLSAHVLAGIADDINEIERAHGADSDVVISKIAGMESAARKSGGADLRVFLAAWGYAHAMTGGRAVAEAAASELEDLGVRTKDNETLAAAYALRANILELQGRSRIARDWVLKAMPLALRSPDLSLRYWVATTAGFSAYESGALEEALAMFQSALSAAEETKDDRRQAQTHINMVSLLLTLKDAAGALQHAEAAYRFAETGNQRALAAQAKALEAVAAEAMGDAERQRKATEASIALSKDVGGPAAQLGVLLNLSDLNLRAHNFAAARTQGEQALALARSLKDEPGEATAELNLGFALIGLGKIADGRRIADHGVAYYRKIDSKSDVLSTLNQYGELLERAGDAKHALQVVREAQAIEDEMLRGDRQRTVVEMQQRYEAEKRSKEIELLNRDNALKTAELGRQQMARRSSWLLAVVLALASIIAILLYGRVRRANQQLAAKNADLEFMSKHDPLTGLFNRRHFTSLLEALPPELPHRREEDSADLVRAVFLLDIDHFKQINDNFGHRDGDAVLVEVARRLREALRDSETVVRWGGEEFLVLAPAIRRAHLDELATRLLRTVGASPIATYGETLRVTTSIGYSPLELPGDPSVPDWERALHRADLALFLAKRRGRNQAIGVCAFSDAEAIEQNDEAALPPSIPGPLAA, from the coding sequence ATGATTCTTCCCCCGGTTGTCTTCCGAACCCTGTTGCGCCTGGGTACGTCGCTTGTCGCCGCGATGCTGTCGGCGCACGTGTTGGCCGGCATCGCGGATGACATCAACGAAATAGAGCGCGCGCACGGTGCGGATTCCGATGTTGTGATCAGCAAGATTGCGGGCATGGAAAGCGCTGCCCGCAAATCCGGCGGTGCGGACTTGCGCGTCTTCCTCGCGGCTTGGGGCTATGCCCATGCAATGACCGGTGGCAGGGCGGTGGCCGAAGCCGCGGCGAGCGAACTGGAAGACCTTGGCGTACGCACGAAGGACAACGAAACCCTCGCGGCAGCCTACGCGCTGCGTGCAAACATCCTCGAACTGCAGGGCCGCTCACGGATAGCGCGCGACTGGGTGCTCAAAGCGATGCCGCTGGCCCTGCGCTCGCCCGATCTATCCCTGCGCTACTGGGTAGCGACCACCGCCGGCTTCAGCGCCTACGAATCGGGTGCGCTTGAGGAAGCGCTGGCGATGTTCCAGTCCGCCTTGAGTGCCGCCGAGGAAACCAAGGACGACCGACGCCAGGCGCAGACACACATCAACATGGTGTCGCTGCTGCTCACGCTCAAGGATGCGGCCGGCGCGCTGCAACACGCCGAGGCGGCCTACCGGTTCGCCGAGACTGGCAATCAGCGCGCGCTGGCGGCCCAGGCCAAGGCGCTTGAAGCGGTGGCGGCGGAAGCGATGGGCGATGCCGAACGCCAGCGCAAGGCCACCGAGGCCTCGATCGCGCTGTCGAAGGATGTGGGCGGGCCGGCGGCGCAGCTTGGCGTGTTGCTGAACCTTTCGGACCTGAACCTGCGGGCGCACAACTTTGCCGCTGCGCGCACCCAAGGCGAACAGGCGCTGGCCCTGGCACGCAGCCTCAAGGACGAACCGGGCGAAGCAACGGCCGAACTCAACCTCGGATTCGCGCTGATCGGCCTCGGCAAGATCGCAGATGGCCGACGCATTGCAGACCACGGCGTGGCCTACTACCGCAAGATCGATTCGAAGAGCGATGTGCTCTCCACGCTGAACCAGTACGGCGAGCTACTTGAGCGGGCAGGCGACGCCAAGCATGCACTGCAGGTGGTGCGCGAAGCGCAGGCGATCGAGGACGAGATGCTGCGTGGCGACCGCCAGCGCACCGTGGTCGAGATGCAGCAGCGCTACGAGGCGGAGAAGCGCAGCAAGGAAATCGAGCTCCTCAATCGGGACAACGCCTTGAAAACCGCAGAACTCGGGCGCCAGCAGATGGCGCGCCGTTCGTCGTGGCTGCTTGCCGTGGTGCTGGCCCTGGCTTCGATCATCGCGATCCTGCTGTATGGCCGGGTGCGGCGTGCCAACCAGCAACTGGCGGCGAAGAACGCCGATCTGGAGTTCATGAGCAAGCATGATCCGCTGACCGGCTTGTTCAATCGACGCCACTTCACCAGCCTGCTCGAAGCGCTGCCGCCCGAACTACCGCATCGACGCGAGGAGGATTCGGCCGACCTCGTGCGTGCGGTGTTCCTGCTCGATATTGATCACTTCAAGCAGATCAACGACAACTTTGGCCACCGCGATGGCGATGCGGTGCTGGTTGAAGTGGCGCGGCGCTTGCGAGAGGCCTTGCGCGATAGCGAGACAGTAGTGCGCTGGGGCGGCGAGGAGTTTCTCGTGCTGGCGCCAGCGATTCGCCGCGCGCATCTCGACGAGTTGGCCACACGGCTCTTGCGCACCGTCGGCGCTTCTCCGATCGCGACCTACGGCGAAACGCTGCGGGTCACCACCAGCATTGGCTATTCGCCGCTGGAGCTGCCGGGCGACCCGAGTGTGCCGGATTGGGAGCGCGCGCTGCACCGCGCAGACCTCGCGCTGTTCCTGGCCAAACGGCGCGGCCGCAATCAGGCGATCGGCGTGTGCGCCTTCAGCGATGCCGAGGCGATCGAGCAGAATGACGAAGCGGCGCTACCGCCGTCGATTCCGGGGCCGCTCGCGGCCTGA
- a CDS encoding alpha/beta hydrolase family protein, producing MQIEERRIEAPDGHPLAVTLFHPDTPVGLSVLIGSATGAPRRYYANFARHLAARGCTVVSFDYRGIGDSIDPMLPGSALRFRDWGLQDMPTVLSMLDDIAPAHPIVAVGHSAGGQMLGLLPNSHRLAAAVTVGSQLGYWGYWPTRSWRWRMRAITALSMPLTVRSFGRLPGVFMGGVSLPAGIALEWARWCGHPDYYLDERGAPHPTTFAQMRGPVRLYAISDDHFYAPLSAVTALQRRFTAGTAELVVRHPSDWARGDVGHFGFFRASMPRSAWDEVIEWLAAAAHVRLLAEADWAVPQRGASDRVWRHPQAQPA from the coding sequence ATGCAGATCGAAGAACGCCGAATCGAAGCGCCCGACGGCCACCCGCTTGCGGTGACCCTGTTCCACCCCGACACGCCTGTCGGCCTGTCGGTGCTGATCGGAAGCGCGACCGGCGCGCCGCGCCGCTACTACGCCAACTTCGCCCGACACCTGGCGGCGCGCGGCTGCACCGTGGTGAGCTTCGACTATCGGGGCATCGGCGACTCGATCGATCCGATGCTGCCGGGCAGTGCGCTGCGCTTCCGCGACTGGGGGCTGCAGGATATGCCCACAGTGTTGAGCATGCTCGACGACATCGCGCCCGCCCATCCGATCGTCGCGGTCGGGCATTCCGCTGGCGGGCAGATGCTGGGCCTGCTGCCCAACAGCCACCGCCTCGCCGCGGCGGTCACGGTGGGCTCGCAACTCGGTTACTGGGGCTATTGGCCCACGCGCAGTTGGCGCTGGCGGATGCGTGCCATCACCGCGCTGAGCATGCCGCTGACGGTGCGCAGCTTTGGGCGGCTACCCGGGGTGTTCATGGGTGGCGTGTCCTTGCCGGCTGGTATCGCGTTGGAGTGGGCGCGCTGGTGCGGCCATCCCGACTACTACCTGGACGAGCGCGGCGCGCCGCACCCGACCACGTTCGCGCAAATGCGCGGACCGGTTCGGCTGTATGCGATATCCGACGACCACTTCTATGCGCCGCTTAGCGCGGTGACCGCCTTGCAGCGACGTTTCACTGCCGGCACGGCGGAGTTGGTGGTTCGCCATCCGAGCGACTGGGCACGAGGTGACGTGGGGCATTTCGGCTTCTTTCGAGCATCAATGCCACGCAGCGCATGGGATGAAGTGATTGAGTGGCTCGCTGCCGCTGCGCATGTTCGCCTGCTTGCGGAAGCTGATTGGGCGGTGCCACAACGGGGTGCGTCGGATCGTGTGTGGCGGCATCCCCAGGCCCAGCCAGCCTAG
- a CDS encoding glycerate kinase type-2 family protein: protein MRPVSTTLLAPRDLLRRMFDAAIAAAQPAHCVPPHLPDRPRGRLIVVGAGKASAAMARAVEDHWDGPLEGLVVTRFGYAVPCERIEVVEAAHPVPDEAGLAAAARIVARVSGLTADDTVLCLISGGGSALMPLPIAGITLADKQAIARALLKCGASIREINCVRRHLSAIKGGRLAAACYPARVVSLLISDVPGEDPCDIASGPTVADPSTCDEALAILRRYEIALPDAVRAVLASGRGESIKPGDSRLENVSTTLVATPQGALEAAAAVARGAGITPYILGDSIEGEARDVAKVMAGIARQVALRGQPFAAPCVLLSGGETTVTVRGAGCGGRNVEFLLSLGLALEGLPGVHALAGDTDGVDGMVDVAGAYLAPDTLPRAWALGLRPQASLDDNDAHRFFGALSDAIVTGPTLTNVNDFRAILIL, encoded by the coding sequence ATGAGACCAGTATCGACCACCCTACTTGCGCCGCGTGATCTGCTGCGGCGGATGTTCGATGCGGCGATTGCTGCCGCGCAGCCAGCGCATTGTGTACCGCCACATCTGCCGGATCGTCCCCGTGGGCGCCTGATTGTGGTTGGCGCCGGCAAGGCTTCAGCCGCGATGGCGCGGGCCGTGGAAGACCATTGGGACGGTCCACTGGAAGGTCTGGTCGTCACGCGGTTCGGGTATGCCGTACCGTGCGAACGGATCGAGGTTGTCGAGGCCGCCCATCCGGTGCCCGACGAAGCCGGCCTCGCGGCGGCCGCGCGTATCGTAGCGCGGGTCAGCGGACTCACCGCGGACGACACCGTGCTGTGTCTGATCTCGGGCGGCGGCTCGGCCCTGATGCCACTGCCGATCGCGGGCATCACGCTGGCGGACAAACAGGCGATTGCCCGCGCGCTGCTCAAGTGCGGCGCCAGCATCCGCGAGATCAACTGCGTACGACGCCATCTCTCCGCCATCAAAGGCGGGCGGCTTGCTGCGGCCTGCTATCCGGCGCGGGTCGTGAGCCTCCTGATTTCCGACGTACCGGGGGAGGATCCTTGCGACATCGCCTCCGGGCCGACCGTGGCCGATCCGAGCACCTGCGACGAGGCGCTCGCGATTCTGCGGCGCTACGAGATTGCGCTGCCGGACGCGGTGCGCGCGGTGCTTGCGTCCGGTCGTGGCGAGTCCATCAAACCAGGGGACTCACGTCTCGAGAATGTGTCGACCACGCTGGTCGCCACGCCTCAAGGGGCACTCGAAGCCGCCGCTGCGGTGGCGAGGGGCGCCGGCATCACGCCCTACATTCTGGGTGACAGCATCGAAGGTGAAGCGAGGGACGTGGCCAAGGTGATGGCGGGGATCGCGCGACAGGTCGCTCTGCGTGGCCAGCCCTTCGCCGCGCCGTGCGTGCTGCTGTCCGGTGGCGAGACCACCGTCACTGTGCGCGGCGCCGGTTGCGGCGGGCGCAATGTGGAATTCCTGCTGTCGCTTGGGTTGGCACTTGAAGGCCTGCCGGGCGTGCACGCGCTGGCGGGCGACACCGATGGCGTCGACGGCATGGTGGATGTTGCCGGCGCCTATCTTGCGCCAGACACGCTGCCGCGTGCGTGGGCCTTGGGTTTGCGTCCGCAGGCCAGTCTTGACGACAACGATGCCCACCGTTTCTTCGGCGCCCTGAGTGACGCGATCGTCACGGGGCCAACGCTGACCAATGTGAATGACTTTCGCGCGATCCTGATCCTTTGA
- a CDS encoding LysR substrate-binding domain-containing protein has translation MKFRRLPPLAVLHTFEVASSLLSFKEAAEVLHLTPSAISHQMRALEGFVGQPLFHRYNRRLALTEAGERYLAEVRRALESLRDATDELRRGAGIERLTMSVGTFIGTEFVLPRLADFQRAHPEIELRVVAEQAERDLLRGEADIAVRLAYKAPRGVHVTPLAGVAVLPVVSPAFDGAVLGGDTALLQIAQMPSAWSAWFDWAGITHASPRRGPSFDSYGSLLAACERGLGVGLGVLPVVAGWLASGRLKALHAEPMPTPFSYLMLCRPADARRPAMQAVADWLQTLFAA, from the coding sequence ATGAAATTCCGTCGCCTGCCGCCGCTTGCCGTGCTGCACACCTTCGAGGTGGCATCGAGCCTGTTGTCCTTCAAGGAGGCAGCGGAGGTGTTGCACCTGACGCCGTCGGCGATCAGTCATCAGATGCGTGCGCTGGAAGGCTTTGTGGGCCAGCCCTTGTTCCACCGCTACAACCGCCGACTGGCGCTGACCGAGGCGGGCGAGCGCTATCTCGCCGAGGTGCGGCGCGCGCTCGAATCGCTGCGGGATGCGACGGATGAACTGCGCCGCGGCGCCGGCATCGAACGCCTGACGATGTCGGTCGGCACCTTCATCGGCACCGAGTTCGTGCTGCCGCGGCTGGCCGATTTCCAGCGTGCACACCCCGAGATCGAATTGCGCGTCGTCGCCGAACAGGCAGAGCGCGATCTGCTGCGCGGCGAGGCGGACATCGCGGTGCGGCTCGCCTACAAGGCGCCGCGTGGCGTGCATGTGACGCCGCTGGCCGGCGTGGCGGTGTTGCCGGTGGTCAGCCCAGCGTTCGACGGCGCGGTGCTGGGCGGCGACACCGCGCTGCTGCAGATCGCACAGATGCCGTCGGCGTGGTCTGCCTGGTTCGACTGGGCCGGCATCACCCACGCGTCGCCCCGGCGGGGTCCGAGCTTCGACAGCTATGGTTCGTTGTTGGCCGCCTGCGAGCGCGGGCTTGGCGTGGGGCTCGGGGTACTGCCGGTGGTGGCCGGCTGGCTGGCAAGCGGCCGGCTCAAGGCTTTGCACGCCGAGCCGATGCCGACGCCGTTTTCCTACCTCATGCTGTGTCGCCCCGCGGACGCCCGTCGGCCGGCAATGCAGGCTGTGGCCGATTGGCTGCAGACCTTGTTTGCCGCCTGA
- a CDS encoding methyltransferase domain-containing protein — protein sequence MTIPQDFSLDRLAARRHFARSAPHADEAGFLAREVAQRMAERLTYIRHEPRRLLDAGCGIGPDFALLGERYPQAERIGVDYALPLVRMARGERSFFQRLLGGARDTDPRLICGDVEALPLARACVQMVWSNLMLNWLADPMPAIREMHRVLEVGGMLMFSTLGPDTLKELRAVMPAGAGERVHRFIDMHDLGDCLVKAGFSEPVMDMETITLTYADLDGLLADLRRAGATNVSTARPRGLAGKGGWARARAAYDQLRQNGRLPASFEVIYGHAWKAAPRTTEDGRSVIQFKPRPESGS from the coding sequence ATGACGATCCCGCAGGATTTTTCGCTCGACCGCCTGGCCGCCCGCCGCCATTTCGCCCGCAGCGCGCCGCATGCCGACGAAGCCGGCTTCCTTGCACGCGAAGTCGCACAACGCATGGCCGAAAGGCTCACCTACATCCGCCACGAGCCGCGGCGCCTGCTCGATGCGGGCTGCGGCATCGGGCCGGACTTCGCGCTGCTGGGCGAGCGCTACCCGCAGGCCGAACGTATCGGCGTCGACTACGCGCTGCCGCTGGTGCGCATGGCGCGCGGCGAGCGCAGCTTCTTCCAGCGCCTGCTCGGCGGCGCGCGCGACACCGACCCGCGCCTGATCTGCGGCGATGTTGAAGCCCTGCCGCTGGCGCGTGCCTGCGTTCAGATGGTGTGGTCCAACCTGATGCTGAACTGGCTGGCCGACCCGATGCCCGCGATCCGCGAGATGCATCGCGTGCTTGAGGTAGGCGGCATGCTGATGTTCTCGACGCTGGGGCCTGACACCCTGAAAGAGCTTCGCGCCGTGATGCCGGCCGGTGCCGGCGAGCGCGTGCACCGCTTCATCGACATGCACGACCTGGGCGACTGCCTGGTCAAGGCAGGCTTCTCCGAACCGGTGATGGACATGGAAACCATCACCCTGACCTACGCCGACCTCGATGGCCTGCTCGCCGACCTGCGCCGGGCTGGCGCCACGAATGTTTCGACCGCGCGGCCGCGTGGCCTCGCCGGCAAAGGGGGCTGGGCGCGCGCACGCGCGGCGTACGATCAGCTGCGCCAGAACGGCCGACTACCGGCGAGCTTCGAGGTGATCTACGGCCACGCCTGGAAGGCCGCCCCCCGCACGACCGAGGACGGCCGCTCGGTGATCCAGTTCAAGCCACGCCCGGAGAGCGGTAGCTGA
- a CDS encoding pyrimidine 5'-nucleotidase, with the protein MAATRHAPASRVWLFDLDNTLHDASPHIFPHINRSMTDYLMRHLQLDEAAADALRMDYWHRYGATLLGLMRNHGTDPAHFLRETHQFPQLGRMLVFNRALAGRLRQLPGRKVLFSNAPAAYAQAVLRGIGLERSFEAVFGIEQLGLQPKPQTRAFRRVLHTLRLPAHRCVLVEDTLPNLRAAKALGMGTVWINRGSVHPACVDVKLRNILDLRRAAHLVR; encoded by the coding sequence ATGGCCGCCACCCGTCACGCACCCGCCAGCCGTGTGTGGCTGTTCGATCTCGACAACACGCTGCATGACGCGAGCCCGCACATCTTTCCGCACATCAATCGGTCCATGACCGATTACCTGATGCGTCATCTGCAGCTCGACGAAGCGGCCGCCGACGCGCTGCGGATGGACTACTGGCATCGCTACGGCGCCACCCTGCTTGGCCTGATGCGCAACCACGGCACCGATCCGGCGCACTTCCTCCGCGAGACACATCAGTTCCCGCAGCTTGGCCGCATGCTCGTCTTCAATCGCGCACTTGCTGGTCGGCTGCGGCAGCTGCCGGGCCGCAAAGTGTTGTTCTCCAACGCGCCGGCGGCCTACGCCCAAGCGGTACTACGCGGCATCGGGCTTGAGCGCAGCTTTGAGGCGGTGTTCGGTATCGAGCAGCTCGGCCTCCAGCCCAAGCCGCAGACCCGCGCTTTTCGCCGGGTGCTGCACACGCTGCGCCTGCCCGCACACCGCTGTGTGCTGGTGGAAGACACCTTGCCCAACCTGCGCGCCGCCAAAGCGCTGGGCATGGGCACGGTGTGGATCAACCGCGGCAGCGTGCATCCGGCCTGTGTCGACGTGAAGCTGCGTAACATCCTCGATCTGCGTCGCGCTGCACACCTCGTGCGATAA
- a CDS encoding DUF2235 domain-containing protein has product MPESEARTLVVCLDGTWNDVGSRTNVVRFFEQLMRDEQQLTYYDEGVGIPETGPRRRRLRERIFGGAFGSGLLGNVMQAYRWLSTRFRDGDRIAIVGFSRGAYTARVLASMLGTPGLLRGGDAAAFDAALDAVSLARETRSAPVLPGNWRCETVPVDFLGVWDTVGALGVPTLNLSWPPIGRTRLRFGNTQLPDHVRVARQALAIDEHRADYAPVLWTGAREGADVLQVWFPGCHAQVGGGYPDDALCEISLLWMAAQAAPVVRFRQHIEEPGGGHFAPRRLRLDGSEYLAPTIDAWRDFIGGLYRLFSRRHLRRICVEGLNETVHSTAWDKWSNDPDYRPLNLAHAGREQLHSASDADRSFAGPEVRA; this is encoded by the coding sequence ATGCCCGAATCCGAAGCCCGCACGCTCGTCGTCTGCCTCGACGGCACCTGGAACGACGTCGGCTCGCGCACCAACGTCGTGCGTTTCTTCGAACAGCTGATGCGCGACGAACAGCAGCTGACCTACTACGACGAAGGCGTCGGCATTCCCGAAACCGGCCCGCGGCGCCGTCGCCTGCGTGAGCGCATCTTCGGCGGCGCATTTGGCAGCGGCCTGCTGGGCAACGTGATGCAGGCCTACCGCTGGCTGTCGACCCGCTTCCGGGACGGAGACCGAATCGCGATCGTGGGCTTCTCGCGCGGCGCCTACACGGCTCGCGTGCTGGCGTCGATGCTGGGCACGCCCGGGCTGCTGCGCGGCGGCGACGCCGCGGCCTTTGACGCTGCACTCGATGCCGTATCGCTTGCGCGCGAAACACGCAGCGCGCCGGTGCTGCCAGGCAACTGGCGCTGCGAAACGGTGCCCGTCGACTTCCTCGGCGTGTGGGATACCGTCGGCGCGCTGGGCGTGCCGACACTGAACCTGAGCTGGCCGCCGATCGGCCGCACCCGGCTCAGGTTTGGCAATACCCAACTGCCCGACCATGTGCGGGTGGCACGCCAGGCCTTGGCGATCGACGAACATCGCGCCGACTACGCGCCGGTGCTTTGGACGGGCGCCCGCGAAGGCGCCGATGTGCTGCAGGTGTGGTTCCCCGGCTGCCATGCCCAGGTCGGCGGCGGATACCCCGACGACGCACTGTGCGAGATCAGCCTGCTGTGGATGGCCGCGCAGGCCGCGCCGGTGGTGCGCTTCCGCCAGCACATCGAGGAACCGGGCGGTGGCCACTTCGCGCCACGCCGGCTGCGGCTGGACGGCAGCGAATACCTCGCGCCAACGATTGATGCGTGGCGTGACTTCATCGGCGGCCTCTACCGATTGTTCTCAAGGCGCCACCTGCGCCGCATCTGCGTCGAGGGGCTCAACGAAACGGTCCACAGCACCGCGTGGGACAAATGGAGCAACGATCCGGACTACCGGCCGCTGAATCTGGCCCACGCCGGACGCGAACAATTGCATTCGGCGAGTGATGCGGACCGCAGCTTTGCCGGGCCGGAGGTGCGCGCATGA
- a CDS encoding GNAT family N-acetyltransferase, producing the protein MTPGDLDPVFDLQCRAHTPDYHESRAALASRFERGRKTCFVAELGHHAVAYLLAHPWSGAPPVLHHPLGKQAQADHLFLHDLAVLPEARGAGAAAALIAALEKQGRRDGFREIRLVALVNAVSFWQRLGWKPLTSIVLDRSYGVGARVKARAISA; encoded by the coding sequence ATGACACCGGGCGATCTCGACCCGGTGTTTGACTTGCAATGCCGGGCGCACACCCCGGACTACCACGAATCCCGCGCCGCGCTGGCGAGCCGTTTCGAGCGCGGTCGCAAGACCTGTTTTGTCGCCGAACTGGGTCACCATGCAGTGGCCTACCTGTTGGCGCACCCGTGGTCCGGCGCGCCGCCCGTGCTGCACCACCCCTTGGGCAAGCAGGCGCAGGCGGACCACCTTTTCCTGCATGACCTTGCCGTGTTGCCGGAAGCCCGCGGTGCCGGTGCTGCGGCGGCGCTGATTGCGGCGCTGGAAAAGCAGGGGCGGCGCGATGGCTTTCGAGAGATCCGGCTGGTTGCCCTGGTCAATGCGGTGAGCTTCTGGCAACGACTGGGCTGGAAGCCGCTCACCAGCATCGTGCTCGACCGCAGCTATGGCGTGGGCGCGCGCGTGAAGGCGCGCGCCATTTCCGCCTGA
- the hemB gene encoding porphobilinogen synthase, translating into MTAAQSQFPNIRMRRMRRDDFSRRLMREHRLSADDLIYPVFVLEGSGATEPVASMPGVSRVSLDNLLRVAEEAVALGVPALALFPVVGAEKKSADAAEAWNPDGLVPRVVQALKARFPELGVITDVALDPYTSHGQDGLIDPADPRGYVMNDETLAALEKQALCHAQAGADVVAPSDMMDGRIGRIRAALEAQGHIHTRILAYSAKYASSFYGPFRDAVGSAGNLGKGNKYTYQMDPANTDEAIREVALDIAEGADMFMVKPGMPYLDIVRRVKTELQVPTYAYQVSGEYAMLKAAAQNGWLNERACVLEALLAFKRAGADGILTYFALDAARWLKEDAAA; encoded by the coding sequence ATGACCGCTGCGCAATCCCAGTTTCCGAACATCCGCATGCGCCGTATGCGCCGCGATGACTTTTCCCGCCGGCTGATGCGCGAGCATCGCTTGTCCGCCGATGACCTGATCTATCCGGTCTTTGTGCTTGAAGGATCCGGGGCGACCGAACCGGTCGCGTCAATGCCCGGCGTGTCGCGCGTGTCGCTGGACAATCTGCTGCGCGTTGCGGAAGAGGCGGTCGCGCTGGGCGTGCCGGCGCTCGCGCTGTTCCCGGTTGTGGGTGCCGAGAAGAAGAGCGCCGACGCTGCCGAGGCCTGGAACCCGGATGGCCTTGTGCCACGCGTGGTGCAGGCGCTCAAGGCGCGCTTCCCGGAATTGGGGGTGATTACCGACGTAGCGCTTGACCCCTACACCAGCCACGGTCAGGACGGCCTGATCGACCCGGCTGACCCGCGCGGCTACGTGATGAACGACGAGACGCTGGCCGCACTGGAGAAGCAGGCGCTCTGCCATGCTCAGGCTGGTGCCGACGTGGTGGCGCCGTCCGACATGATGGATGGCCGGATTGGCCGCATTCGCGCCGCGCTGGAGGCGCAGGGCCACATTCACACGCGGATTCTGGCCTACTCGGCCAAGTACGCATCGAGCTTCTACGGGCCGTTCCGCGATGCGGTGGGCTCGGCCGGCAACCTCGGCAAGGGCAACAAGTACACGTATCAGATGGACCCGGCCAACACCGACGAGGCGATTCGCGAAGTGGCGCTGGACATCGCCGAGGGCGCGGACATGTTCATGGTGAAGCCCGGCATGCCTTACCTCGACATCGTGCGCCGCGTGAAGACCGAACTGCAGGTGCCCACCTATGCGTACCAGGTCAGTGGCGAATACGCGATGCTGAAGGCCGCGGCCCAGAACGGCTGGCTCAACGAGCGCGCCTGCGTGCTCGAAGCGTTGCTCGCCTTCAAGCGGGCGGGGGCGGACGGCATCCTGACCTACTTCGCGCTCGACGCGGCGCGCTGGCTGAAGGAAGACGCGGCCGCTTAA